The following proteins are co-located in the Limanda limanda chromosome 5, fLimLim1.1, whole genome shotgun sequence genome:
- the tmem175 gene encoding endosomal/lysosomal proton channel TMEM175 produces MILPVAHTKVEDDEELRQSVQLLLSTKIAVYLMTFLIVTVAWAAHIRLFQVIVRIDDCLALLNLACMMVITFLPYTFSLMATFPEKILGLLLFCACVMVTGVLQSVIVLYAFSRPFLLNEQIQISENRTFFKHHILKVIMRVPLMCLFASIFSVIFFQLSYVLLAIVIFLPYISRGLKWCRSKAIGPVDESPDTLLFYTFLPDEPLTKERVEAFSDGVYAIVATLLILDICEDNVPDPAVVRDQFGGSLVAALQSYGPEYLAYFGSFATVGLLWFVHHSLFLHVTKTTRFMGLLNTFSLAFVGGLPLAYQLTQEFPPNSRNELEAIQISCVIIFFAGIFQLTIWVVALYNERETLHPYVRYGGREHAFMLAKLALYPCVALGTFFLTCILSKFSASIFHLMEITVPFAFLVLRLLVRVGLALIRQVFFPDRPDLRIVVEEEVDEARVPFNTVVA; encoded by the exons ATG ATTCTACCGGTCGCCCACACGAAGGTTGAAGATGACGAG GAGTTGAGACAAAGcgttcagctgctgctcagcacAAAGATCGCTGTTTACCTGATGACCTTCCTGATCGTGACGGTGGCGTGGGCGGCTCACATCCG GTTGTTCCAGGTGATCGTGCGTATTGACGACTGTCTCGCCTTGTTGAACCTC gCCTGCATGATGGTGATCACCTTTCTACCGTACACA TTTTCTTTAATGGCGACGTTCCCAGAGAAGATCCTGGGGCTTCTCCTGTTCTGTGCTTGTGTGATGGTGACCGGCGTCCTTCAG TCGGTGATCGTGTTGTACGCCTTCAGTCGCCCGTTCCTCCTGAACGAACAGATCCAGATCTCAGAGAACCGGACGTTCTTTAAACACCACATCCTCAAGGTCATCATGAGAGTTCCCCTCATGTGCCTCTTCGCCAGCATCTTCTCCGTCATCTTCTTCCAGCTG tcCTACGTGCTGCTAGCCATCGTTATCTTCCTGCCTTACATCTCCCGGGGTCTGAAGTGGTGTCGCAGCAAAGCAATTG GTCCCGTGGACGAGTCTCCGGACACCTTGTTGTTCTACACTTTCCTGCCTGATGAGCCGCTCACTAAAGAACGGGTGGAGGCTTTCAGTGACGGAGTTTACGCCATCGTAGCAACGCTTCTCATCCTGGACATATG TGAGGACAACGTTCCCGACCCGGCGGTTGTACGGGACCAGTTTGGCGGGAGCCTGGTCGCGGCTCTGCAGTCCTACGGTCCCGAGTACCTCGCCTACTTCGGCTCCTTCGCCACCGTCGGCCTCCTGTGGTTCGTCCACCACTCGCTCTTCCTCCACGTCACCAAGACCACGCGCTTCATGGGCCTGCTGAACACCTTCTCGCTGGCGTTTGTCGGAGGGTTACCTTTAGCCTACCAGCTAACGCAAGAATTCCCTCCCAACTCCCGAAATGAACTGGAAGCCATTCAGATTAGCTGTGTGATTATTTTCTTCGCAGGTATTTTCCAGCTAACCATTTGGGTGGTCGCTCTCTACAACGAGCGGGAAACTCTGCACCCGTACGTGCGCTATGGTGGACGGGAGCATGCGTTCATGCTAGCTAAGCTAGCTCTGTACCCCTGCGTAGCCTTAGGGACATTTTTCCTGACGTGTATTCTAAGTAAATTTAGCGCTTCAATTTTCCACTTGATGGAGATCACGGTGCCTTTTGCCTTTCTGGTGTTGAGGCTGTTGGTGCGTGTCGGGCTAGCGCTTATTCGCCAGGTCTTCTTTCCCGATAGGCCCGATCTGAGGATcgttgtggaggaggaagttgaCGAGGCCAGAGTGCCGTTCAACACGGTAGTGGCCTAA
- the cds1 gene encoding phosphatidate cytidylyltransferase 1 — MTELRKRGGGGADTDSTDNISDKEGDCDDRLGLHGDADGECDADSKADAPDVPLSTADTDNTPQCLNKALEGLPPRWKNYWIRGVLSLAMISGFFLIIYMGPIALLLIVMTVQIKCFQEIIDIGYRVYRSYELPWFRTLSWYFLICVNYFFYGETVADYFGALVQREEPLQFLARYHRFISFALYLAGFCMFVLSLVKKHYRLQFYMFAWTHVTLLIVVTQSHLVIQNLFEGMIWFIVPISIVICNDIGAYLFGFFFGRTPLIKLSPKKTWEGFIGGYFSTVVFGFILAYLLARFQYFVCPVGFNSETNGFTVECEPSDIFVMQEYTLPAVIQNLGTWKTVNLYPFQIHSIFLSSFASLIGPFGGFFASGFKRAFKIKDFASTIPGHGGIMDRFDCQYLMATFTHVYIASFIRGPNPSKVLQQLLMLQPEQQLSIFHTLHSQLRERGMLPPAVAQAE, encoded by the exons ATGACGGAGCTGAGGAAGCGAGGCGGCGGCGGAGCGGACACCGACAGCACCGACAACATCAGCGACAAG GAGGGCGACTGTGATGACCGGCTGGGTCTGCACGGTGACGCAGACGGAGAATGTGACGCTGACTCCAAAGCAGACGctccagatgttcctctctcCACAGCAGACACAGACAACACTCCACAATGCCTGAACAAAGCTCTGGAGGGCCTGCCgcccag ATGGAAGAACTACTGGATACGAGGGGTTCTGTCGCTAGCCATGATTTCCGGCTTCTTCCTCATCATCTACATGGGACCTATCGCTCTTTTATTAATT GTCATGACCGTCCAGATCAAGTGTTTTCAAGAAATCATCGACATCGGATACAGAGTTTACCGTTCCTACGAGCTGCCTTGGTTCAGGACTCTGAGCTG GTACTTCCTGATCTGCGTCAACTACTTCTTCTACGGTGAGACGGTGGCGGACTACTTCGGGGCTCTGGTGCAGAGGGAGGAGCCTCTGCAGTTCCTGGCTCGCTATCACCGCTTCATCTCCTTTGCTCTGTACCTCGCAG GTTTCTGCATGTTTGTGCTGAGTTTAGTGAAGAAACATTACCGCCTGCAGTTTTATATG TTTGCTTGGACCCATGTGACCCTGTTGATTGTGGTAACTCAGTCCCACCTTGTCATTCAGAACCTGTTTGAAGGAATGATCTG GTTCATCGTTCCGATCTCCATCGTGATCTGTAACGACATCGGGGCCTATCTGTTTGGATTCTTCTTCGGGAGGACGCCTCTCATCAAG ctctCGCCCAAGAAGACCTGGGAGGGCTTCATCGGCGGTTACTTCTCCACTGTGGTGTTCGGCTTCATC CTGGCGTACCTCCTGGCTCGGTTCCAGTACTTCGTGTGTCCTGTGGGATTCAACAGTGAGACCAACGGCTTCACAGTGGAGTGCGAGCCCTCGGATATCTTCGTGATGCAGGAGTACACACTTCCTGCCGTCATACAAAACCTTGGGACATGG aaaACAGTGAACCTCTATCCGTTCCAGATCCACAGCATCTTCCTCTCGTCCTTCGCGTCGCTCATCGGGCCGTTCGGCGGATTCTTCGCCAGCGGCTTCAAGCGAGCATTCAAAATCAAA gactTTGCCAGCACCATCCCCGGACACGGCGGCATCATGGATCGCTTCGACTGCCAGTACCTGATGGCCACCTTCACCCACGTCTACATCGCCAgcttcatcag GGGTCCGAACCCGAGCaaggtgctgcagcagctgctgatgctTCAGCCCGAGCAGCAGCTCAGCATCTTCCACACACTGCACTCccagctgagagagaggggCATGCTCCCCCCCGCCGTGGCCCAGGCCGAGTGA